A genome region from Leptodactylus fuscus isolate aLepFus1 chromosome 6, aLepFus1.hap2, whole genome shotgun sequence includes the following:
- the LOC142209085 gene encoding uncharacterized protein LOC142209085, which produces MERDRDKTAEGIINLTLEILHQLTGEGYTVVKKTSSGRCQVPVSEGWGRTLSPIPGPPLHSLIHEEINGQKILELTNKMIELLTGEVPIRCQDVTVYFSMEEWEYLEGHKDVYKEVMMEDQPPLTSAVPSSKRTSPERCPSPLLPQDCKEENVLQDDQLLYPGEDLNIIIVPETYVRVNEESKEDIPIENIFFFFLTDNGFRISEGHLISSYYKGEDGGITQDTYEEHVIIPDIPSALHSQDPSFDPSIQARSSDPSQTEKKDKKCRTAVQESSHAAEKPFTCSQCGKYFSLKSNLVKHERTHTGEKTYSCSECGKWFTYKSNLVQHERIHRREKPFSCSECGKGFSQKQSLFIHQRIHTGERPFSCLECGKCFTSKPQLVQHERSHTGDKPFACSECGKSFVTKTQLVKHERIHTGEKPFSCSECGKCFNQKANLFKHERTHTGEKPYSCLECGKCFRQKTDLGIHFRNRHQRIHTGVKPFACLECGKHYRKKSDLVIHQRFHTGEKPFPCLECEKCFTSKPQLVKHERIHTGEKPFSCSECGYYFSQKSNLLMHQKIHTGEKLFPCLECGKSFLRKTQLTKHERSHTGEKPFPCSECGKSFSQKSDLAIHFRLHTGERPFSCSECGKRFSSKKYLVRHQRIHTGKKPYSCSDCRKCFSQKSDLVRHEIIHTGQNDI; this is translated from the exons atggagagagacagagacaagACGGCAGAAGGTAtaataaatctcaccctagagatcctgcaccagcttactggagag ggttacacagtagtgaagaagacctctagtgggcgctgtcaggttcctgtatctgaaggatgggggagaaccctgagcccaatcccggggcctccacttcactccctgatacatgaggagatcaatggacagaagatcctagaactcaccaacaagatgattgagctgctgactggagag gttcctataaggtgtcaggatgtcactgtctatttctccatggaggagtgggagtatttagaaggacacaaagatgtgtacaaggaggtgatgatggaggatcagccgcccctcacatcagcag ttccatccagtaagagaacatcaccggagagatgtcccagtcctcttctaccacaggactgtaaggaagaaaatgtcctccaggatgatcag CTTTTGTATCCGGGTGAAGATCTGAACATTATTATTGTTCCAGAGACATATGTGAGGGTCAATGAGGAGagtaaggaggacattcctaTAG aaaatattttttttttcttcttgacaGATAACGGTTTCAGAAtctcagagggacatctcatatctTCATATTATAAAGGAGAGGatggtggtatcacacaagatacatatgaagaacatgtcattatcccagatataccctcagcccttcacagccAAGATCCATCATTTGATCCTTCTATACAGGCCCGATCTTCTGATCCATCCCAGACAGAGAAGAAAGATAAAAAATGCAGGACTGCTGTACAAGAAAGCTCTCACGCGGCGGAGAAACCATTCACCTGTtcacaatgtgggaaatattttagcctgaaatcaaatcttgttaaacatgagagaactcacacaggagagaagacatATTCATGCTCGGAATGTGGAAAATGGTTTACatataaatcaaatcttgttcaacatgagagaattcacagaagagaaaagccattttcatgttcagaatgtggaaaaggtTTTAGCCAAAAACAATCTCTttttatacatcagagaattcacacaggagagaggccattttcatgtttagaatgtgggaaatgttttacaagcaAACCACAACTGGTTcaacatgagagaagtcacacaggagataaACCATttgcatgttcagaatgtggaaaaagtTTTGTAACTAAAACACAActtgttaaacatgagagaattcacacaggggagaagccattttcatgctcagaatgtggcaaatgttttaaccAAAAAGCAAATCTTTTTaaacatgagagaactcacacaggggagaagccatattcatgtttagaatgtgggaagtgttttagaCAGAAAACAGATCTTGGTATCCATTTCAGaaatagacatcagagaattcacacaggggtgaAGCCATTTGCATGTTTGGAATGTGGGAAACATTATAGaaagaaatcagatcttgttatacatcagagatttcacacaggggagaagccatttccatGTTTGGAGTGTGAAAAATGTTTTACAAGTAAACCACAACTTGTTAAAcatgaaagaattcacacaggtgagaagccattttcatgttcagaatgtgggtaTTATTTTAGCCAAAAATCAAATCTTCTTAtgcatcagaaaattcacacaggtgaAAAGCTGTTTCCATGTTTAGAGTGTGGAAAATCTTTTCTACGTAAAACACAACTTACTAAACATGAGAggagtcacacaggggagaagccatttccgtgttcagaatgtggaaaatcttTTAGCCAGAAGTCAGACCTTGCTATACATTTCagacttcacacaggggagaggccattttcatgttcagaatgtggaaaacgtTTTAGCAGTAAAAAATATCTTGTTCGAcaccaaagaattcacacagggaagaagccatattcatgttcagactgTAGGAAATGTTTTAGCCAAAAATCAGATCTTGTAAGACATGAAATAATTCATACAGGACAGAATGACATTTAA